In Amycolatopsis sp. EV170708-02-1, the following are encoded in one genomic region:
- a CDS encoding acyl-CoA dehydrogenase family protein: MTTVDDLKRRVADLLAAYPPESTPRQDFLDARFDAGLAWIHFPEGLGGLDAPRSLQSVVDKELAAAGAPDNDKRRIGIGLGMAAPTILAFGTPEQHQRFLRPLWTEREVWCQLFSEPGAGSDLAALGTRAVRDGDDWVVTGQKVWTSGAHKSQWAILVTRTDPDVPKHRGMTYFLCDMTAPGVEVRPLRQITGEAEFNEVFLSEVRIPDAHRLGAVGEGWKVAQTTLMNERVAIGGTEFPRDGGMVGVVTEVWRERPELRTSELHDKLLKLWVEGESLRLVSSRLRQQLAAGAPGPEGSAVKVAFSELNQAASGLEIELLGDEGLRYDDWTMRRPDGVNFLGREAGYRYLRAKGNSIEGGTSEVLRNIIAERVLGLPSEPRIDKDVAWKDLPR; the protein is encoded by the coding sequence ACGCCGGGCTGGCGTGGATCCACTTTCCGGAAGGCCTGGGCGGCCTCGACGCGCCCCGCTCCCTTCAGTCCGTTGTCGACAAAGAGCTCGCCGCGGCGGGCGCCCCGGACAACGACAAACGGCGGATCGGGATCGGCCTCGGCATGGCCGCGCCGACCATCCTCGCCTTCGGCACGCCTGAACAGCATCAGCGCTTCTTGCGTCCACTGTGGACCGAGCGCGAGGTGTGGTGCCAGCTGTTCAGCGAGCCCGGCGCCGGATCCGACCTGGCCGCGCTGGGCACCCGCGCGGTCCGCGACGGCGACGACTGGGTGGTCACCGGCCAGAAGGTCTGGACGTCGGGCGCGCACAAGTCGCAGTGGGCCATCCTGGTCACCCGCACCGATCCCGACGTGCCGAAACACCGCGGCATGACGTACTTCCTGTGCGACATGACCGCGCCGGGCGTCGAGGTCCGGCCGCTGCGGCAGATCACCGGGGAGGCCGAATTCAACGAGGTCTTCCTCAGCGAGGTCCGCATTCCCGACGCGCACCGCCTCGGCGCCGTCGGTGAAGGCTGGAAGGTCGCGCAGACCACGCTGATGAACGAACGGGTCGCGATCGGCGGGACCGAGTTCCCGCGCGACGGCGGCATGGTCGGCGTCGTCACGGAAGTCTGGCGGGAGCGCCCGGAACTGCGCACGTCCGAACTGCACGACAAGCTGCTGAAACTGTGGGTGGAGGGCGAAAGCCTGCGCCTGGTGAGTTCGCGGCTGCGGCAGCAGCTCGCCGCGGGCGCGCCGGGGCCGGAGGGTTCCGCGGTGAAGGTCGCCTTCTCCGAACTGAACCAGGCCGCGTCCGGGCTGGAGATCGAGCTGCTCGGCGACGAGGGCCTGCGCTACGACGACTGGACGATGCGCCGTCCCGACGGCGTGAACTTCCTCGGCCGCGAAGCCGGCTATCGCTACCTGCGCGCGAAGGGGAACTCCATCGAGGGCGGCACCTCGGAGGTCCTGCGCAACATCATCGCCGAACGCGTGCTGGGGCTGCCGTCCGAGCCGCGGATCGACAAGGACGTCGCCTGGAAGGACCTGCCCCGATGA
- a CDS encoding acyl-CoA dehydrogenase family protein — protein MSDLLYSEVEEDLRASVRDLFKDRAEPAALIARTETAEPYDLELWRTLAADLGTAGLAVPEALGGHGASAREVAVVMEELGRSVAPVPYLGSAVLATSALLATDTSQAEVTERLGKLAAGTLIGALAVPLSTAPGAEFPSAVTAAADGTLSGQVRSVVDASVAELLVVPAVGPDGPGLYTVDVSSAGVTVTEAISLDLTRRIADVTLENVVAKHVADSSVATSALDTALVTAAGLLASEQLGIAEWALTETVRYLKERYQFGRQVGSFQSLKHRLANLYTDLVNARATARYAADCLASGDDIAIAVAVAQARNSPIAVHAAEEAIQLHGGIGMTWEHPAHLYLKRAKSDEIALGTPGRHRAALAPLIDLPA, from the coding sequence ATGAGCGACCTGCTGTACTCCGAGGTCGAAGAGGACCTTCGCGCCAGCGTCCGCGACCTGTTCAAAGACCGCGCCGAACCGGCGGCCCTGATCGCCAGGACCGAAACGGCGGAACCGTACGACCTCGAGTTGTGGCGCACGCTCGCCGCCGACCTCGGCACGGCGGGCCTCGCCGTCCCGGAGGCGCTGGGCGGGCACGGCGCTTCGGCGCGGGAAGTCGCCGTCGTGATGGAGGAGCTCGGGCGCAGCGTCGCCCCGGTCCCCTATCTCGGCAGCGCCGTCCTGGCGACGTCGGCCCTGCTGGCGACCGACACGTCGCAGGCGGAAGTGACCGAGCGGCTCGGGAAACTGGCCGCGGGCACGCTCATCGGCGCGCTGGCCGTACCGCTGTCGACCGCGCCCGGCGCCGAGTTCCCCTCGGCGGTCACCGCGGCGGCCGACGGCACGCTGAGCGGCCAGGTCCGCAGCGTCGTCGACGCTTCGGTGGCCGAACTGCTCGTCGTCCCGGCGGTGGGGCCCGACGGCCCCGGCCTGTACACGGTCGACGTGTCGTCGGCCGGTGTGACGGTCACCGAGGCCATTTCCCTCGACCTCACCCGGCGCATCGCCGACGTCACCCTGGAGAACGTGGTCGCGAAACACGTCGCCGACTCCTCGGTGGCCACGTCCGCGCTCGACACGGCGCTCGTGACCGCGGCGGGACTGCTCGCCTCGGAGCAGCTCGGCATCGCCGAGTGGGCGCTGACGGAAACGGTGCGCTACCTCAAGGAGCGCTACCAGTTCGGCCGCCAGGTCGGTTCCTTCCAGTCGCTGAAGCACCGGCTGGCGAACCTGTACACGGATCTCGTCAACGCCAGGGCGACCGCGCGGTACGCCGCCGACTGCCTCGCTTCCGGTGACGACATCGCGATCGCGGTCGCGGTGGCGCAGGCCCGCAACTCCCCCATCGCCGTCCACGCGGCCGAAGAGGCGATCCAGCTGCACGGCGGGATCGGCATGACCTGGGAGCACCCCGCGCACCTGTACCTGAAGCGCGCGAAGAGCGACGAGATCGCCTTGGGCACGCCTGGACGGCATCGCGCCGCCCTCGCGCCGCTGATCGACCTTCCCGCCTGA
- a CDS encoding TetR/AcrR family transcriptional regulator codes for MTRATTRKAEAGGEDQAAVPRRLLSHATKLFAKKGFDRTSVQEIVEAAGVTKGAMYHYFGSKDDLLYEIYARVLRSQTEQLEKVASSEAPLRERLRSAASDVIVSTIDNLDDNTIFMQSMHQLSVEKQKAVRAERRKYHERFRTLIEEGQESGEFRGDKPADVIVDFFFGSVHHLGSWYRRGGALSARQIGDHFADLLLAALRPE; via the coding sequence ATGACACGAGCGACCACCCGGAAGGCCGAGGCAGGCGGCGAAGACCAGGCCGCCGTCCCGCGCCGTCTGCTGTCGCACGCCACGAAGCTCTTCGCCAAGAAGGGTTTCGACCGCACCTCCGTGCAGGAGATCGTCGAAGCGGCCGGGGTCACCAAGGGCGCGATGTACCACTACTTCGGCTCCAAGGACGACCTCCTCTACGAGATCTACGCCCGGGTGCTGCGCTCGCAGACCGAGCAACTGGAAAAGGTGGCCTCGAGTGAGGCGCCGCTGCGGGAGCGGCTGCGTTCCGCCGCCTCCGACGTCATCGTCAGCACGATCGACAACCTCGACGACAACACGATCTTCATGCAGTCCATGCATCAGCTCAGCGTGGAGAAGCAGAAGGCCGTCCGCGCGGAACGCCGCAAGTACCACGAGCGGTTCCGCACGCTGATCGAGGAAGGGCAGGAGTCCGGCGAATTCCGCGGGGACAAACCGGCGGACGTGATCGTCGACTTCTTCTTCGGCTCGGTGCACCACCTCGGTTCGTGGTACCGGCGTGGCGGCGCGCTCTCGGCCCGCCAGATCGGCGACCACTTCGCCGACCTCCTGCTGGCCGCGCTGCGGCCGGAGTAG
- a CDS encoding phosphotriesterase gives MAQVETVRGPVDTGELGRVLMHEHLFVLSPEFMANHPEHDGFREDEHVADAIRRLDELKAAGIDTIVDPTVIGLGRYIPRVRRVAAETELRIIVATGLYTYNDVPHYLHHRGPGLIFDDGEDPLVGLFTGDIVDGIAGTGVKAALLKCATDEPGVTPGVERVLRAVAKAHRETGAPIMTHTHAPTRRGLEQQAVFAAEGVDLGRVLIGHSGDSTDLDYLTEIADKGSLLGMDRFGLDPLLSFDERVATVAAMCERGYAGSMVLSHDASCFIDWFEQDKIAAVAPNWHFLHITRDVLPALRERGVSEKDITTMLVTNPRRFFEHGGAY, from the coding sequence ATGGCACAGGTCGAAACCGTCCGCGGGCCCGTCGACACCGGTGAACTGGGCCGGGTGCTCATGCACGAGCACCTGTTCGTGCTCAGTCCCGAGTTCATGGCGAACCATCCCGAGCACGACGGATTCCGCGAGGACGAACACGTCGCCGACGCCATCCGGCGGCTCGACGAGCTCAAGGCCGCCGGGATCGACACCATCGTCGACCCCACCGTGATCGGGCTCGGCCGCTACATCCCGCGCGTGCGGAGGGTCGCGGCCGAAACCGAGCTCCGGATCATCGTCGCGACCGGGCTCTACACCTACAACGACGTCCCGCACTACCTCCACCATCGCGGGCCGGGCCTCATCTTCGACGACGGCGAGGACCCGCTCGTCGGCCTCTTCACCGGCGACATCGTCGACGGGATCGCCGGCACCGGGGTGAAGGCGGCCCTGCTGAAGTGCGCGACCGACGAGCCCGGGGTCACTCCCGGCGTCGAACGCGTCCTGCGTGCGGTCGCGAAGGCGCACCGGGAGACCGGCGCGCCGATCATGACCCACACCCACGCGCCCACCCGGCGCGGCCTCGAGCAGCAGGCCGTCTTCGCGGCCGAAGGTGTCGACCTGGGCAGGGTCCTCATCGGCCACAGCGGTGACAGCACCGACCTCGATTACCTCACCGAGATCGCCGACAAGGGCTCGTTGCTGGGGATGGACCGGTTCGGGCTCGACCCGTTGCTGTCGTTCGACGAGCGGGTGGCCACGGTCGCGGCGATGTGCGAGCGCGGTTACGCCGGAAGCATGGTGCTCTCCCATGACGCCTCCTGTTTCATCGACTGGTTCGAGCAGGACAAGATCGCCGCCGTGGCGCCCAACTGGCATTTCCTCCACATCACCCGTGACGTGCTGCCCGCCTTACGGGAGCGGGGTGTTTCCGAAAAGGACATAACGACGATGCTGGTGACGAATCCCCGCCGGTTCTTCGAGCACGGCGGCGCGTATTGA
- a CDS encoding AMP-binding protein: protein MSRYEAKPWLAAYEDRMKAAEAPKTTTVPASFRRAVQRSPQATAIAYFDGRMSYREVDELSDGVARHLLASGFAPGDRLALVLQNIPQFVLALLGAWKAGGIVVPVNPMYRERELRHVFDDAGVRAVVCSQSGWNRRIGPLVPGSGVTIALTTSELDLQGRDDARVFGGIVREPTPGAADLLTVARAAAGEPLPDPGLGLDDVALISYTSGTSGTPKGAMNTHGNLGANAAVLSAFSGLGEGATLFGLAPLFHITGMVCEIASAIDIGGTLALAYRFEPGVVLDAFLEHKPVYTVGPSTAYMALLAHPGVGREHFASFELLYSGGAALPPAVVGTFRERFGHYIHNGYGLTETTAGCIVVPSSLEAPIDEASGTISIGLPVPGTIVRILGENGEELPFGTAGEIAVEGPMVIPGYWNRPEATEAALPGGRLLTGDIGFMEPSGWVYVVDRKKDMINASGFKVWPREVEDVLYTHPAVREAAVVGVPDEYRGETVKAYVSPAPGTTPDPQDLVAYCKERLAAYKYPRVIEVLDELPKTVSGKILRRELRERG, encoded by the coding sequence ATGAGCCGGTACGAAGCGAAGCCGTGGCTGGCCGCCTACGAAGATCGGATGAAGGCGGCGGAGGCGCCGAAAACGACCACGGTCCCGGCATCCTTCCGGCGGGCGGTCCAGCGCTCTCCGCAGGCCACGGCGATCGCCTACTTCGACGGCCGGATGAGCTACCGCGAGGTCGACGAGCTCTCCGACGGCGTCGCACGTCATCTGCTGGCCTCCGGTTTCGCTCCGGGCGACCGGCTCGCCCTGGTCCTGCAGAACATCCCGCAGTTCGTGCTGGCGTTGCTCGGCGCCTGGAAGGCCGGCGGGATCGTCGTCCCGGTCAACCCGATGTACCGCGAGCGGGAACTCCGGCACGTCTTCGACGACGCGGGGGTGCGCGCGGTCGTCTGCTCGCAGAGCGGCTGGAACCGCCGTATCGGCCCGCTCGTCCCCGGCAGCGGCGTGACCATCGCGCTGACCACCAGCGAACTCGACCTGCAGGGCCGCGACGACGCACGCGTGTTCGGCGGGATCGTGCGGGAGCCGACCCCCGGCGCCGCCGATCTGCTGACGGTCGCGCGGGCCGCGGCGGGGGAGCCGCTCCCCGATCCCGGCCTCGGGCTCGACGACGTCGCGCTGATCAGTTACACGTCGGGCACCAGCGGGACACCGAAGGGGGCGATGAACACCCACGGCAACCTCGGCGCGAACGCGGCCGTGCTCAGCGCGTTCAGCGGTCTCGGCGAGGGCGCCACCCTGTTCGGCCTGGCCCCGCTGTTCCACATCACCGGCATGGTCTGCGAGATCGCCTCCGCGATCGACATCGGCGGCACACTCGCGCTCGCGTACCGGTTCGAACCCGGAGTGGTGCTCGACGCCTTCCTGGAGCACAAGCCCGTGTACACGGTCGGGCCGTCCACGGCGTACATGGCGCTGCTGGCCCATCCCGGCGTCGGCCGCGAACATTTCGCCTCCTTCGAGCTGCTGTACTCCGGTGGTGCCGCGCTGCCGCCCGCCGTGGTCGGCACGTTCCGCGAACGGTTCGGCCACTACATCCACAACGGCTACGGGCTCACCGAGACGACCGCTGGCTGCATCGTCGTGCCGAGCAGTCTCGAAGCGCCCATCGACGAAGCGTCCGGCACGATCTCGATCGGCCTGCCCGTACCGGGGACCATCGTGCGCATCCTCGGCGAAAACGGCGAGGAACTGCCGTTCGGGACGGCGGGTGAGATCGCCGTCGAAGGTCCGATGGTGATCCCCGGCTACTGGAACCGGCCCGAGGCGACCGAAGCCGCACTGCCCGGCGGCAGGCTGCTGACCGGTGACATCGGCTTCATGGAGCCGAGCGGCTGGGTCTACGTCGTCGACCGCAAGAAGGACATGATCAACGCCTCCGGGTTCAAGGTCTGGCCGCGTGAGGTCGAAGACGTCCTGTACACGCATCCGGCGGTGCGTGAAGCGGCCGTCGTCGGCGTTCCGGACGAATACCGGGGCGAGACCGTGAAGGCCTACGTCAGCCCGGCGCCGGGTACCACGCCCGATCCGCAGGACCTCGTCGCGTACTGCAAGGAACGCCTCGCCGCGTACAAGTACCCGCGCGTGATCGAGGTGCTCGACGAACTGCCGAAGACGGTGAGCGGCAAGATCCTCCGCCGCGAACTCCGGGAAAGGGGCTGA
- a CDS encoding enoyl-CoA hydratase-related protein, whose protein sequence is MTDQLSPSEVDTVDTADTVRYAVDGAVATITFDKPGRGNAMDQPMQIRYGKLLGEAAADPGVRAVVVTGSGRSFCPGADLGLLEDISVSGTGAPEREGFRDVLAAAYADVPVVAAINGGCAGLGFVIACAADVRFAAAGAKFTTAFARRGLIAEYGVAKLLPELVGRGRALDLLLSGRTFTAEQAYEYGLVQEVVPPEELSARAMAYATELATYSAPRSMALMKRQVLREAGLSLEDSAREATALMLESFGHPELPEGLASWNERRPPAFPPYQGD, encoded by the coding sequence GTGACCGATCAGCTCTCACCGTCCGAAGTGGACACTGTGGACACCGCGGACACCGTCCGGTACGCCGTGGACGGCGCCGTCGCCACGATCACCTTCGACAAACCCGGGCGCGGCAACGCGATGGACCAGCCGATGCAGATCCGCTACGGCAAGCTGCTGGGCGAAGCCGCAGCCGATCCCGGGGTCCGCGCCGTCGTCGTCACGGGCAGCGGGCGTTCCTTCTGCCCCGGAGCGGACCTGGGGTTGCTGGAGGACATCTCCGTCAGCGGCACGGGCGCGCCGGAACGGGAGGGCTTCCGGGACGTCCTCGCCGCCGCGTATGCCGACGTGCCGGTGGTCGCGGCGATCAACGGCGGCTGCGCCGGGCTCGGTTTCGTGATCGCCTGCGCCGCCGACGTCCGGTTCGCCGCGGCGGGCGCGAAGTTCACCACCGCCTTCGCGCGGCGGGGCCTCATCGCCGAATACGGTGTGGCGAAACTGCTGCCCGAACTCGTCGGCCGCGGCCGGGCGCTCGATCTGCTGCTCTCCGGACGGACCTTCACCGCCGAACAGGCGTACGAGTACGGCCTGGTGCAGGAAGTCGTGCCGCCGGAAGAGCTTTCGGCGCGGGCGATGGCCTACGCCACCGAACTCGCGACCTACAGCGCACCACGCTCCATGGCGCTCATGAAACGGCAGGTTCTCCGGGAAGCCGGGCTCTCCCTGGAGGATTCCGCCCGCGAAGCCACCGCGCTGATGCTCGAATCCTTCGGCCATCCGGAACTTCCCGAAGGTCTCGCGAGCTGGAACGAACGCCGCCCGCCGGCTTTCCCGCCGTACCAAGGAGACTAG
- a CDS encoding SDR family oxidoreductase translates to MTPSFTGSGVVVTGGGGGIGAVLARRFAAEGARVVVGDLNGDAAAEVAKEIGGTAVAGDAASEAGVASLIEAARETLGEIDVFCANAGIAPMGGVDAPEEDWARIWDVNVMAHVRAARLLLPPWLERGRGHFISTVSAAGLLTSLGSASYSVTKHGALAFAEWLSATYRHRGLTVQAICPQGVRTAMLENTGPAGELLMGASAIQPEQVADALFEAIAADRFLVLPHPEVADYYAARATQTDRWLGGMNKLQRKVEQVIGE, encoded by the coding sequence GTGACCCCGTCCTTCACCGGATCCGGTGTCGTCGTCACCGGCGGGGGCGGCGGGATCGGTGCCGTACTCGCCCGCCGGTTCGCCGCCGAGGGCGCGCGCGTGGTCGTCGGCGACCTGAACGGGGACGCCGCGGCGGAGGTCGCGAAGGAGATCGGCGGAACCGCCGTCGCCGGTGACGCCGCGAGCGAAGCGGGCGTCGCGTCGCTGATCGAGGCGGCCCGCGAAACCCTCGGCGAGATCGACGTCTTCTGCGCCAACGCCGGGATCGCGCCGATGGGCGGCGTGGACGCGCCCGAGGAGGACTGGGCGCGGATCTGGGACGTCAACGTCATGGCGCACGTGCGCGCGGCGCGGCTGCTCCTGCCGCCGTGGCTCGAACGCGGGCGCGGGCACTTCATCTCGACGGTGTCGGCGGCGGGATTGCTGACCAGCCTCGGTTCGGCGTCGTATTCGGTGACCAAACACGGCGCGCTCGCCTTCGCCGAATGGCTGTCGGCGACGTACCGGCACCGCGGGCTCACCGTGCAGGCCATCTGCCCGCAGGGCGTGCGGACGGCGATGCTGGAGAACACCGGCCCCGCGGGCGAGCTGCTGATGGGCGCTTCGGCGATCCAGCCGGAACAGGTCGCGGACGCGTTGTTCGAGGCCATCGCCGCCGACCGCTTCCTGGTGCTGCCGCATCCCGAGGTCGCGGACTACTACGCCGCGCGGGCCACGCAGACCGACCGCTGGCTCGGCGGGATGAACAAGCTGCAGCGCAAGGTGGAGCAGGTCATCGGGGAGTGA
- a CDS encoding SDR family oxidoreductase: MNHSFKDRVAIVTGASRGIGLGIAKDLVERGAKVCITARKPEPLAEAVAELGGEAVAIAVPGKADDDAHQDEAVAKTIEAFGRLDMLVNNTGINPVFGPTLDVDPAAAAKIFAVNVLAPLSWTRKARDAWMGEHGGAVVNVASIAGLGASPGIGMYGVSKAALIRLTKELGFELGPKIRVNAVAPAVVKTKFATALYEGREEEVSEPYPMKRLGVPADIASAVSFLLSEEAGWITGQTMVLDGGVTLAGGL, from the coding sequence GTGAACCACTCCTTCAAGGATCGCGTCGCGATCGTCACCGGCGCCAGCCGGGGTATCGGCCTCGGGATCGCCAAGGACCTCGTCGAGCGCGGCGCGAAGGTGTGCATCACCGCGCGCAAGCCGGAGCCGCTGGCCGAGGCAGTGGCCGAACTCGGCGGCGAAGCGGTCGCCATCGCCGTGCCGGGCAAGGCCGACGATGACGCGCATCAGGACGAGGCCGTCGCCAAGACCATCGAGGCCTTCGGACGGCTCGACATGCTGGTCAACAACACCGGCATCAACCCGGTGTTCGGGCCGACTCTGGACGTCGACCCCGCCGCCGCCGCGAAGATCTTCGCCGTCAACGTGCTCGCCCCGCTTTCGTGGACCCGCAAGGCGCGGGACGCCTGGATGGGGGAGCACGGCGGCGCGGTGGTGAACGTCGCGTCCATCGCCGGGCTCGGCGCGTCGCCCGGGATCGGGATGTACGGCGTCAGCAAGGCCGCGCTGATCCGGCTCACCAAGGAACTCGGTTTCGAGCTGGGCCCGAAGATCCGCGTGAACGCCGTCGCGCCGGCCGTGGTCAAGACCAAGTTCGCGACCGCGCTGTACGAAGGCCGCGAAGAAGAGGTCTCGGAGCCGTACCCGATGAAGCGCCTCGGCGTCCCGGCGGACATCGCGAGCGCCGTGTCGTTCCTGCTTTCGGAAGAGGCGGGCTGGATCACCGGGCAGACGATGGTCCTCGACGGCGGCGTGACACTGGCCGGTGGCCTGTGA
- a CDS encoding TetR/AcrR family transcriptional regulator, whose protein sequence is MTMSLSAELWPDVQPETARRLMLAGVESFARRGYHATTTRDIASAAGMSPAALYVHFPSKAALLFAISKYGHEQTLSLVESVVARESDPVERIRLLVEDFVAWHARRHTVARVVQYELQALPDEEFEIVAKLRRRIEQVVREVITEGAQAGVFTVGDPHTAARAVLSLGVDVSRWYSERARQTPKKLGQEYSELVLRMLGTKLS, encoded by the coding sequence ATGACCATGTCGCTGTCGGCCGAACTGTGGCCCGACGTCCAGCCGGAGACGGCACGGCGGCTGATGCTGGCCGGGGTCGAATCCTTCGCGCGGCGCGGCTATCACGCGACCACCACCAGGGACATCGCCTCGGCGGCGGGCATGAGCCCCGCGGCGCTGTACGTGCACTTCCCGTCCAAGGCCGCGCTGCTGTTCGCGATCTCGAAGTACGGCCACGAGCAGACACTCTCCCTCGTCGAGAGCGTCGTGGCACGGGAGTCCGACCCGGTCGAGCGGATCCGGCTGCTGGTGGAGGACTTCGTGGCCTGGCACGCGCGGAGGCACACCGTGGCCCGCGTGGTGCAGTACGAACTGCAGGCACTGCCCGACGAGGAGTTCGAGATCGTCGCGAAACTGCGCCGCCGCATCGAGCAGGTCGTCCGCGAGGTCATCACCGAAGGCGCCCAGGCGGGCGTGTTCACCGTCGGCGACCCGCACACCGCGGCCCGCGCCGTGCTCTCGCTCGGCGTCGACGTCTCCCGCTGGTACAGCGAGCGGGCCCGCCAGACACCCAAGAAGCTGGGCCAGGAGTACAGCGAGCTGGTGCTGCGCATGCTCGGCACGAAACTCTCCTGA
- a CDS encoding MFS transporter yields the protein MADTAPNAPETAAEPTITVSQRRRAATAAALASSVEWYDYFVFGIAAALVFGKTFFPTTNAAAGVLASFATFAVGFLARPLGGIIAGSLGDKRGRKPVLVLAIALMGAATTLIGLLPTYDSIGIAAPLLLVLLRLVQGVAVGAQWGGAMLLATEYAPPGKRGLYGSLVQLGVPIGVVLANTVFLVAAQVAPPSDFLVWAWRIPFLVGVLVLGLAWYMHVKIDETPEYRRAEAKLAAEERGRAKSPLRDVLRHHKGTVLLAGGSFMVNTATFYILLNGVLDYATRHLGMSRTTVLVATLLISTLQLAIIPLAAKLSDRIGRLKIYTFGAVGVALWAIPMFLLIDTASLPLFVVASFVGSLFLGIMYGPQAALFAELFTAEMRYTGASLGYQISAVVGGGLAPFIMVLLLESTGTSMSVSLYIIVLALISLGSIGLLAKRARSTSDSADRAREAVGDQP from the coding sequence ATGGCCGACACCGCACCGAACGCCCCCGAAACCGCCGCCGAACCGACGATCACCGTCTCCCAGCGCAGGAGGGCCGCGACGGCGGCGGCACTCGCCTCATCGGTCGAGTGGTACGACTACTTCGTCTTCGGGATCGCCGCCGCCCTGGTGTTCGGGAAGACCTTCTTCCCCACCACCAACGCCGCGGCCGGCGTCCTCGCCTCATTCGCCACCTTCGCGGTCGGCTTCCTCGCCAGGCCGCTCGGCGGGATCATCGCGGGCAGCCTCGGCGACAAACGCGGCCGGAAACCCGTGCTGGTGCTGGCGATCGCGCTGATGGGCGCGGCGACCACACTGATCGGCCTGCTGCCGACCTACGACTCGATCGGCATCGCCGCGCCGCTCCTCTTGGTGCTGCTACGGCTCGTGCAGGGCGTCGCCGTCGGCGCCCAATGGGGTGGCGCGATGCTGCTCGCCACCGAATACGCGCCGCCCGGGAAACGCGGCCTCTACGGCAGCCTCGTCCAGCTCGGCGTCCCGATCGGGGTCGTGCTGGCGAACACGGTGTTCCTGGTCGCCGCGCAGGTGGCGCCGCCGTCGGATTTCCTCGTGTGGGCGTGGCGGATCCCGTTCCTGGTCGGCGTCCTCGTGCTCGGGCTGGCCTGGTACATGCACGTCAAGATCGACGAGACGCCCGAATACCGCCGTGCCGAAGCGAAACTCGCCGCCGAGGAACGCGGCCGCGCCAAGTCGCCGCTGCGTGACGTCCTGCGCCACCACAAGGGCACCGTGCTGCTGGCCGGTGGTTCCTTCATGGTCAACACCGCCACCTTCTACATCCTGCTGAACGGCGTCCTCGACTACGCCACCCGTCATCTGGGCATGTCGCGGACCACCGTGCTCGTCGCGACCCTGCTGATCAGCACACTCCAGCTGGCGATCATCCCGCTGGCGGCGAAGCTGTCCGACCGGATCGGCAGGCTCAAGATCTACACCTTCGGCGCGGTGGGGGTCGCTCTCTGGGCGATTCCGATGTTCCTGCTGATCGACACGGCGTCGCTGCCGCTGTTCGTGGTCGCCTCGTTCGTCGGGTCGCTGTTCCTCGGCATCATGTACGGCCCGCAGGCGGCGCTGTTCGCCGAGCTGTTCACCGCCGAGATGCGCTACACCGGCGCCTCGCTCGGCTACCAGATCAGCGCGGTCGTCGGCGGCGGGCTCGCGCCGTTCATCATGGTGCTGCTGCTGGAATCCACCGGGACGTCGATGTCGGTTTCGCTCTACATCATCGTGCTGGCCCTGATCTCGCTCGGTTCGATCGGACTGCTGGCCAAACGCGCACGGTCCACTTCGGACTCAGCCGACCGCGCGCGCGAAGCGGTCGGCGACCAGCCGTAG